In the genome of Cryptomeria japonica chromosome 8, Sugi_1.0, whole genome shotgun sequence, one region contains:
- the LOC131078566 gene encoding protein NRT1/ PTR FAMILY 8.1 codes for MTMEVSFEQPDLTVIKENKIHRNKYLPSVQPVDEVFTRDASVDIRGSPSIKSKSGNWRACLFILANECCERLAYYGITTNLVHYLKNGFGQSNATAANNDTNWSGTCYITPLLGGFLADSYWGRFWTIAVFSTVYFIGMTVLTLSAFIPKLKPPFCSKGNDECHSSKVQIGVSFLALYLIALGTGGIKPCVSSFGADQFDEMDEEEKKKKSSFFNWFYLSINIGALVASSVLVWIQVNVGWGWGFGIPTVTMGIAICSFLLGTKLYRHKKPAGSALTRIAQVVVASTRKWRIQIPSDKFLLYEVHDKELAIEGSQKLDHTDNFLFLDKAATRTEDEKRIRGTISPWQLTTVTQVEELKSIIRLLPIWACGVIFATVFTQMSTLFILQGDTMNLHVGPNFRIPPASLSIFDSISVILWVPVYDQIIVPFACKYTGHGRGFTHLQRIGIGLFISTVGMAVAAIVEIERLRFVRRHNYYEKDHIPMSIFWQVPQYFILGAAEVFTNIGNLEFFYDQAPDGMRSLCSALTLTTIALGSYLSTLLVTIVTNITTRHGEVGWIPTNLNYGHIDYFFWLLAFLSFLNFLLFLIIAHWYKCKKTAITFPASKSTISSP; via the exons GAAAATAAAATACATAGAAACAAATACTTGCCATCAGTACAACCAGTTGATGAGGTCTTCACTCGGGATGCATCTGTGGACATTCGTGGAAGCCCTTCTATCAAGAGCAAGTCAGGAAACTGGAGGGCCTGCCTGTTCATTTTGG caaatgagtGCTGTGAGAGATTGGCTTACTATGGAATCACTACAAATCTGGTGCATTACCTAAAGAATGGCTTCGGTCAGAGCAATGCTACTGCAGCCAATAATGATACCAACTGGTCTGGAACATGCTACATAACACCCTTACTGGGGGGTTTCTTGGCAGATTCATACTGGGGGCGATTCTGGACGATTGCTGTGTTCTCTACAGTCTATTTTATT GGAATGACTGTTTTGACTCTATCAGCATTCATACCCAAACTAAAGCCTCCATTTTGCAGCAAAGGAAATGATGAATGCCATTCATCTAAAGTCCAAATTGGTGTAAGTTTTCTTGCACTTTATCTCATTGCTTtgggaactggtggcatcaagccTTGCGTTTCCTCATTTGGAGCAGATCAATTTGATGAGATGGacgaggaagaaaagaaaaagaaaagttccttcttcaactggttttacttatCAATAAATATTGGAGCTCTTGTAGCTTCCAGTGTTCTTGTCTGGATTCAAGTTAATGTTGGTTGGGGTTGGGGATTCGGTATACCTACAGTGACCATGGGCATAGCAATATGTAGTTTTCTCCTTGGAACAAAGTTATATCGACATAAAAAGCCTGCAGGCAGTGCCTTAACCCGAATAGCTCAAGTGGTGGTTGCATCAACACGAAAATGGAGAATTCAAATTCCTTCAGATAAGTTTCTTCTATATGAAGTTCATGACAAGGAATTGGCTATTGAAGGAAGCCAAAAACTTGATCATACAGACAACTTTCT ATTTCTTGACAAGGCAGCAACGCGAACTGAAGATGAAAAGAGGATAAGAGGAACCATTAGTCCATGGCAGCTCACCACTGTGACTCAAGTGGAGGAGCTGAAGTCAATTATCCGCCTTCTTCCAATTTGGGCTTGTGGAGTTATATTTGCGACTGTTTTTACTCAGATGAGTACTTTGTTCATTTTACAGGGAGACACTATGAATCTTCATGTGGGTCCCAACTTCCGAATCCCACCTGCATCCTTAAGCATATTTGACTCCATCAGTGTTATACTTTGGGTGCCAGTATATGATCAGATCATTGTTCCATTTGCATGTAAATATACAGGTCACGGAAGAGGCTTCACTCACCTACAGCGCATTGGAATCGGCTTATTCATATCTACTGTTGGAATGGCAGTTGCTGCCATTGTTGAAATAGAGAGACTTAGATTTGTGAGGCGTCACAACTACTATGAGAAGGATCATATACCAATGAGTATTTTTTGGCAAGTTCCTCAGTACTTTATACTTGGTGCCGCTGAGGTGTTTACAAACATTGGGAACTTAGAGTTCTTCTATGATCAAGCTCCTGATGGTATGCGCAGCCTGTGCAGTGCACTGACACTTACAACAATAGCATTGGGAAGCTATTTGAGTACCTTACTTGTCACCATTGTAACAAACATTACGACTAGGCATGGTGAGGTTGGTTGGATACCGACCAATTTGAACTATGGACACATTGATTATTTTTTCTGGCTTTTGGCATTCCTCAGCTTTCTGAACTTTCTCCTCTTCTTAATAATTGCTCATTGGTACAAGTGCAAAAAGACTGCTATAACATTTCCGGCTAGTAAATCAACAATTTCTAGCCCCTAG